Proteins found in one Epinephelus fuscoguttatus linkage group LG4, E.fuscoguttatus.final_Chr_v1 genomic segment:
- the sv2 gene encoding synaptic vesicle glycoprotein 2B: MTRHVHTGDAEAREPLLSSAYLKPNELDSDEGEVIFERSASNTTGDAGDAPRRRLTYEEAVEKAGFGLFHWLLLVVCGWANASDAVEILCVSFLLPTARCDLLLSSSDMGLLTASIFLGMMVGGYMWGYLADQRGRRRVLIVSLTINGLFGGLASVAPWFWLFLLLRFISGIGVGGSIPVIFSYFSEFMPRLRRGAMISALATFWMAGNILAAGLAWLVIPRTWAHFSLGSLEFQSWRLFVVLCSVPSLTSAILFKLLMPESPKFLMEAGRETEAIQVFQVMFKLNTWRKGKDLPEFSLCTSSKQKGEVEETRGRGPRGGRLASILKKALVPIKQMFHESLKCRSISLLVIFYCISFGYYGLWMWFPELFKRIEDGGSPCANGSVTSPLHDQSCYPVKTAVYMEGFIIAAANLPGNIFTILMMDSAGGKALLSFSLVVSSLSVFLIYVVQTKVQSLILSCVFSGVSVIAWNALDVIGTELYPTQLRSSALGFFTGVGRVAAITGNIAFGKLVDTNCAVPVLLVSALLLTGGLVALLLPQTRQTELT; encoded by the exons GTGAAGTAATTTTCGAAAGGAGTGCATCAAACACCACCGGTGACGCTGGTGATGCTCCACGTAGAAGATTAACATATGAGGAAGCAGTGGAGAAAGCAG GTTTTGGTTTGTTCCactggctgctgctggtggtgtgtgGTTGGGCCAATGCCAGCGACGCCGTGGAgattctctgtgtgtcttttctgCTGCCAACAGCACGCTGTGATCTGCTGCTGAGCTCTTCAGACATGGGCCTGCTCACTGCCAGCATCTTCCTCG GAATGATGGTGGGCGGCTACATGTGGGGATACTTGGCTGACCAGAGAGGGCGTCGCAGGGTCTTGATTGTGTCCCTGACAATTAACGGCTTGTTTGGAGGTCTGGCCAGCGTGGCGCCGTGGTTCTGGCTTTTCCTGCTGCTGCGGTTCATCAGCGGCATCGG TGTCGGCGGGTCGATCCCAGTTATCTTCTCCTACTTCTCAGAGTTTATGCCCCGTCTGAGGAGAGGTGCAATGATCAGTGCTCTGGCCACCTTCTGGATGGCAGGAAACATCCTGGCTGCAG GTCTTGCCTGGCTGGTGATTCCAAGAACCTGGGCACATTTTTCACTGGGATCACTGGAGTTTCAGAGCTGGAGACTGTTCGTGGTGCTGTGCTCTGTTCCCAGCCTCACGTCAGCCATTCTCTTCAAGCTGCTCATGCCTGAAAGCCCCAAGTTCCTCATGGAG GCTGGCCGAGAGACAGAGGCGATCCAAGTCTTCCAAGTGATGTTTAAGCTGAACACATGGAGGAAGGGAAAGGATTTACCG GAATTTAGTTTGTGCACCAGCTCAAAGCAAAAAGGGGAAGTGGAGGAGACCAGAGGTCGTGGTCCACGTGGAGGGAGACTCGCCAgtattttgaaaaag GCCTTGGTGCCCATTAAGCAGATGTTTCATGAATCGCTCAAATGCAGGAGCATTTCTCTCCTCGTCATCTTCTACTGCATCTCCTTTGG gtactACGGTCTGTGGATGTGGTTCCCGGAGCTCTTTAAGAGAATTGAGGACGGCGGTTCTCCCTGTGCCAACGGGTCCGTGACGTCTCCTCTCCACGACCAAAGCTGCTACCCAGTGAAGACAGCAG TGTACATGGAGGGCTTCATCATTGCCGCAGCAAACCTACCAGGAAACATCTTCACCATTCTTATGATGGACAGCGCTGGAGGAAAAGCTCTGCTGT CCTTCAGCCTGGTGGTGTCCAGTCTCAGCGTCTTCCTCATTTATGTGGTCCAAACCAAAGTCCAGAGTCTGATCCTGTCTTGCGTCTTCAGCGGCGTGTCAGTGATCGCCTGGAACGCCTTGGACGTGATTGGAACAGAGCTCTACCCGACGCAGCTACG GTCCTCTGCTCTCGGTTTCTTCACCGGCGTGGGCCGAGTGGCAGCCATCACAGGTAACATCGCCTTTGGAAAGCTGGTGGACACAAACTGCGCCGTGCCAGTGCTGCTGGTGTCGGCTCTGCTGCTGACTGGAGGACTCGTGGCTCTCCTGCTCCCACAGACCAGGCAGACTGAGCTCACCTGA